The Candidatus Equadaptatus faecalis genomic sequence AAACGCCGCTCTGTCGCCTTCGGCGAACACGTTGCCGTAAACGCCCGTAACGTTGAAACCGTGCGCAAGCAGATATTCCGCAAATTCAAGCGGAAGCGGCACCGCCGTATAGTCTGTTTCAACAGGCATGTCTTTTACAATTTTCTTTGTTTCAAGCGCCTCTTTTTCGGTTTTTTCTTTCAGCTTTTCAACGTCGGGCATTTCACAGCCGAGAGTTTCCGCCGCAAGACGGAGAGAACTTTCAATTTTTGCGTAGTCAAAGCAGAGAGGAAGTATGAGAGCTTTCTGTCCGAGCCTTTCGCTCAGCGCAAGGTTTCCGCTGTCCGAATAAGGCATTGTGCTGATGTTTGCAACGCTTCCGCCCATGCTCTGAAATTCTTCGTAGGTTTTGCAGCTGCATACGTCCTTTATTTCATATCCCGCGTTTTCAAGCATCTGCACAAGCTCGCAGCTTTCCGGAAGCGCCTTTACGTTTCCGAGGATATTGACGCTTTTTACTTTTGTTTCCGGTTTAAGCAGGGTGTACATCTGCTTTCTCAAAAGAGGCTCTGCCTGCCCGACTGTCTTTCGCATTATGAGGTTCATATAGCAGTCTGCAAAGTCAACGTCAGGAAATTTTTTCCGCAGTTCGGAATAGACAAAATTTAAATCGCATCCAATGAAATTGTGTATACACGTTGTAAAAAGAAGCACGGCTTTCGGGCGTTTCGGAAGCTTTTCAAGTATGTCCGAAACACCGTCGATAATCAGCGCGTCTATCTTTCCGTCAATCAGATTTTTTTCTTCCACCGCTATCGTTGAGAAACGCTCCATACAGCCCATTTCGGCGGCGGTCAGGACAACTCCGCGAAGGCACGCCTGCGCCGCGGCGTAAATCTGATGGCTTTCGGGAACCAGCATTCCCACGTGGACGATATTCCAGTTGCCCCGCGCAGGCGGACTGTATTCAAGCGACGATTTGAAAGGCGCAGGGAACTGCGCTTCGGCTATATTCACGACAGCGTTTCTTTCGTTTAACGCCCTTAACATTTTATTCCCCTGCCTGTCTGTACTTTTCTCATTTTACATACAAAGAAGCCTTCGTAAAACTCTGTCGGCTTTACGCACAGAGCGCCGCTGATTTTTGACGGAAGAGAGGGTATTGTTTCCATGCCTTCAAATGATATGGGAACAATTTCAAATCCGCTGTCCAAAATTTTCAGCACATTGTCTTCGTTTTCGCTTTCAAGCACGGAGCAGGTGGAATAGACAAGTTCCCCGCCTTTTTTCACAAGCCCCGCCGCTTTTTTCAGCAGTGAAAACTGAAGCGCCGCGCTTTTTGAAACAAATTCCTCAGTGAAGCCTTCAGGCAGTTTTCCGCCGCTTAAATTCAGGATTCCGCTTCCACTGCACGGCGCGTCAAGCAGTACCTTGTCAAACGAAAGGAAATTATCAAGCCGCCTTGCGTCCTGCACCATTACGTACACGGAGTTTGCGCCCTGCCTTGCAAGGTTGAATTTAAGCTTTTCAGCACGGATTTTATTGCGCTCGCACGCCGTAACGTGAGCCTTGTTCGCCGAAAGCGCCGCAAGCTGCGTTGTTTTTCCCCCGGGGGCTGCCGCCATATCCAGTATGTCTTCACCTGCCTGAGGATTAAGAACTATCGGCGGAAGCATTGAGGAAAGGCTTTGCAGATATATTTTTCCTTCCTTGTATTCAGGAAGTTCCCATACGGCGCTTTCACGCGCATTTTTTAGAATGAACGCTTCCCTGCTCCACGCGGCATTCTCAAATTCAATTCCGGCTGACACAAGCGTCTGCGCAATTTCTTCCGCGCCGCTTTTCAGCAGATTGGCGCGGAGCGTGACGGCACGGTTACATGACAGACCGCTGAAAATTTCTCCGGCCGTTTCTTCCCCGTACTGTCGTTCAAGAATTTCGCGCAGAAATTCCAACCCCTCAACCCCTTGCAAAATGGCGTATATGCGCTAAACTGTACAGGTCAATTATACAGGAATAAGGAGATTTGAGACCATGAATTATGCTGAGGAGTCGCTTAAAATGCACGGACAGTGGAAAGGCAAGATAGAAGTCGTTTCCGCAGTAAAGCTTGAAACGAAAGAGGATTTGTCGCTTGCCTATACGCCCGGCGTCGCACAGCCGTGCCTTGAAATTCAGAAGGACGTGCAGAAAAGCTACGACCTGACGCGCAGACACAACCTCTGCCTCGTCGTAACCGATGGAAGCGCGGTGCTGGGGCTTGGAAACATAGGACCTGAAGCTGGAATGCCCGTTATGGAAGGAAAATGTGTGCTTTTCAAAACCTTCGGCGGCGTTGACGCTTTTCCGCTCTGCGTAAAATCAAACGACGTCGACGAAATAGTCAACACGATTTACATGATTTCGGGAAGCTTCGGCGGCGTTAACCTTGAAGACATCGCCGCGCCCCGCTGCTTTGAAATTGAAAAGAAGCTGAAAGAAAAATGCGACATACCCATTTTTCACGACGACCAGCACGGAACGGCAATAGTTACCCTCGCAGGGCTTATCAACGCTCTCAAGCTGACGGGCAGAACCAAAGATAACGTTAAAACAGTGATTAACGGGGCAGGGGCGGCCGCCATTTCTATTACAAAGCTTCTGTTAAGTTATGGCTTTAAAGACATTACGCTCTGCGACAGAAAAGGCGCTATATATGAAGGGCGCGACGGGCTTAACCCTGTCAAGGAAGAAATCGCGCATCTCACGAACAAAAACAGAACAGCCGGCGGACTTTTAGAAGCAGTCAAAGGCGCAGACGTGTTTATTGGCGTTTCGGCGCCGAACGTGCTTACGACGGAAATGGTGAAGACAATGGCGAAAGACTGCATAATCTTTGCCTGCGCCAATCCGACGCCGGAAATTTTCCCGGAAGACGCAAAAGCAGGCGGCGCGAAAGTCATCGCAACCGGCAGAAGCGATTATCCGAACCAGATAAACAACGTTCTCGCTTTCCCCGGCGTATTCAGGGGCACCTTTGACGTACGCGCTTCGGACATCAACGAAGAAATGAAACTCGCCGCCGCTTACGCAATCGCGAACCTTATTTCGGACGAGGAACTTAACGAAGATTACATTATCCCCGCTCCATTCGACAAACGCGTTGCGCAGACGGTCGCAAAAGCCGTTGCACAGGCAGCAAAAGACAGCGGCGTCGCAAGAATATAACTCATCATTGAGCAACATTCCGCGTTTTGATTGAACAATATTTTGGCGTTTGACTGAACAATATTTTTGAATTTCGTTGAGCAGTTTTTATATTAACGCAAACAAAAAGCCTTCGGTCTCCCGAAGGCTTTTTTCTTTCGTTCGTTTGTTTGCAATGTTATATCGCGGCTTTGCAGATTTCGATAAAGCTGCCGTATTTGAGCGAGGCGCCTCCGACAAGGACTCCGTCGATGTCCGGCTGTGCCATGATGTCAGCGGTGTTGTCAGCCTTGACGCTTCCGCCGTAAAGTATGAGAACGTTTTCGGCAAAGTCCGCGCCGTAAAGCTCTTTGACCGTTTCGCGCACAAATTTGCATATTTCTTCGGCGTCCGCAGGGGTTGCCGTTTTGCCTGTGCCTATTGCCCATACAGGCTCGTATGCGATTATGAATTTGTCCGCCGCAACCTGAACGCCTTTCATTCCTTCAACAAGCTGTGCCTTGATTACGTCAAACGCCGTGCCGTTTTCTCTTTCTTCAAGTGTTTCGCCGACGCAGTAGACAGGCGTCATTCCTGCATTGACCGCGGAAAGAAGCTTTCTGTTAAGGAATTCGTTTGTTTCACCGAATATGTGGCGTCTTTCCGAATGTCCGATCAAAACGTAATTTATTCCGAGTTCCTGAAGCATCGGTATCGAGACTTCACCCGTGAATGCCCCCGATTCCTTGTCGTTAACGTTCTGTGCACCGACAATCATAAGCGGGTCAGGTTTGCATTCAAGCGCTTTAGCAAGCGAGAGGAAGGGCGGGAAAACCGCAATCTGAAGCTGTTTGGTGCCGACTGCCCTGAAAAGCTTGTCGTCGTTTTCAAGCAGCGAGCCGAAGCCTTTCATGAAATCTTCGGCAGCTGATATTCCGTTGTTCATTTTCCAGTTTCCGGCTGCAAATATTTTTCTCATTTTTCTGCCTCCAAAAAATGCCCCTCTGCGCGGAGCATAAAATTACTCCTTATTAATTATGTAGGGCTCTATGCCGGGAAGCATTTTGCCTTCAAAGAATTCAAGGCTGGCGCCTCCGCCGGTTGACACGTGCGATACCTGTTTCGCGAAACCGAAAAGGGTGGCCGCCGCCGCCGAATCCCCGCCTCCGGCTATTGTCAAAGCGCCTTTTTCCGTCGCTTCGGCTATTGCCTTTGCCACCAGACGGGTTCCCTCCGCAAAAGCGGGCATTTCAAAAACTCCCATAGGGCCGTTCCAAAGCACCGTTTTTGCGTTGTGAATTATTTCCGTAAATTCGGCAACAGTTTTTGGCCCGATATCAAGCCCGATTTTGCTTGCCGGCATATTGTCGGCATCAACCGTTATGTAAGGTGAATCGGCTCTGAATTCGTCCGCAAAGATAAAATCCTTCGGCAGGACTATCTTTACGCCGAGTTTCTCCGCCTTACGGAGCATTTCCGCCGCAAAGCCGAGTTTTTCCGTTTCGCAGAGCGATCTTCCGATTTCGTAGCCGAGTGCCTTCATGAAGGTAAACGCCATTCCGCCGCCTACAAGCACGTAATCGGTCTTGTCAAGCATGTTCTCAACCACACCGATTTTGTCGGAAACTTTTGAGCCGCCCAATATAAGAACGTAAGGCTTCTCAGGCTTTTCGCACGGCGCGGAAAGCATAGTTATCTCTTTTGCCATAAGATGTCCTGCAAAGGAGGGAAGTATTTCCGTGAGAGCTCTCGTCGACGTGTGCGCCCTGTGCGCAACGCTGAAAGCGTCCATTACGTAGGCGCAGAACGGTGCTGCAAGCTTGCGCGCAAATTCCGGTGAATTTTTGCTTTCGTCGGCATGGAAACGCACGTTTTCAAGCATAAGTATTTCGTCAATCTGGGCGGCGACAGCGTCTTCAACAAGGGGACCTGTGCAGTCGCGCACAAAACGGACTTTAAAGCCTGAAA encodes the following:
- a CDS encoding nitrogenase, with amino-acid sequence MLRALNERNAVVNIAEAQFPAPFKSSLEYSPPARGNWNIVHVGMLVPESHQIYAAAQACLRGVVLTAAEMGCMERFSTIAVEEKNLIDGKIDALIIDGVSDILEKLPKRPKAVLLFTTCIHNFIGCDLNFVYSELRKKFPDVDFADCYMNLIMRKTVGQAEPLLRKQMYTLLKPETKVKSVNILGNVKALPESCELVQMLENAGYEIKDVCSCKTYEEFQSMGGSVANISTMPYSDSGNLALSERLGQKALILPLCFDYAKIESSLRLAAETLGCEMPDVEKLKEKTEKEALETKKIVKDMPVETDYTAVPLPLEFAEYLLAHGFNVTGVYGNVFAEGDRAAFERLKKSAPQLKIYSTLNPAAQFLPHGERNVLAVGQKAAFFNRTPHFVNIVEGAGLWGFDGIIRLLREMRDAAENEKDINLIQIKGWGCGCCEAG
- a CDS encoding RsmB/NOP family class I SAM-dependent RNA methyltransferase, whose translation is MEFLREILERQYGEETAGEIFSGLSCNRAVTLRANLLKSGAEEIAQTLVSAGIEFENAAWSREAFILKNARESAVWELPEYKEGKIYLQSLSSMLPPIVLNPQAGEDILDMAAAPGGKTTQLAALSANKAHVTACERNKIRAEKLKFNLARQGANSVYVMVQDARRLDNFLSFDKVLLDAPCSGSGILNLSGGKLPEGFTEEFVSKSAALQFSLLKKAAGLVKKGGELVYSTCSVLESENEDNVLKILDSGFEIVPISFEGMETIPSLPSKISGALCVKPTEFYEGFFVCKMRKVQTGRGIKC
- a CDS encoding NAD-dependent malic enzyme, which translates into the protein MNYAEESLKMHGQWKGKIEVVSAVKLETKEDLSLAYTPGVAQPCLEIQKDVQKSYDLTRRHNLCLVVTDGSAVLGLGNIGPEAGMPVMEGKCVLFKTFGGVDAFPLCVKSNDVDEIVNTIYMISGSFGGVNLEDIAAPRCFEIEKKLKEKCDIPIFHDDQHGTAIVTLAGLINALKLTGRTKDNVKTVINGAGAAAISITKLLLSYGFKDITLCDRKGAIYEGRDGLNPVKEEIAHLTNKNRTAGGLLEAVKGADVFIGVSAPNVLTTEMVKTMAKDCIIFACANPTPEIFPEDAKAGGAKVIATGRSDYPNQINNVLAFPGVFRGTFDVRASDINEEMKLAAAYAIANLISDEELNEDYIIPAPFDKRVAQTVAKAVAQAAKDSGVARI